From Sporosarcina sp. 6E9, a single genomic window includes:
- a CDS encoding S8 family serine peptidase, with translation MRKQQQSQKRIFKIFASFLMIFSLLAPGFAAAESSRSNLHDSVNGTQTSAKDKVSKRLLAEFEDKEKIRFLVKFKEQSDPMKIANDEKNSAKSNKLSAQQALFQQRSAVLADLKSVALKSQYNVVEFLEKETERGNVDDFESFYIVNGMAVTATKDIAEKIAAFAEVDKILPNEERQLHEAVVNRDEEAPESTIANVEWNVERVKAPDAWALGIDGTGTVVASLDTGVQWDHPGLKGKYRGYDASTGSVDHTYSWYDSSSGRAVPYDDNGHGTHVTGTMVGGEPNGANQVGVAPGAKWIATKVFNESGSTTDDILLRAGQWIMSPGGDVNMAPDVVNNSWGGGSGLDEWYLPTVRAWRAAEIFPEFSAGNTTLTNPGGPGSVAVPANYPESFATGAVDVNNQVPGFSLRGPSPYGEIKPDITAPGVNIRSTVPGSGYEGGWNGTSMSGPAVAAVAAMLRQVNANITVDEMEQVLLTTTTPLTDSLYPISPNHGYGYGLVDAYEAVSSILEGLGTVNGQVMQDGEDIEAPTYKHSAPAETYSGTDLSLSVFASDNISVTSVQVSYKVNDDWTTVDATRKSGDYRSGDYGVTIPGEDIVGSSFNYKWIIKDYSNNTVESDEYVVEVKAGITTGYFENFESEEPVGWYSMGENDKWEWGAPTSGPGKAYSGENVYATNLSGNYVNGMNNILVMPPVDLPEGPSFFQFKNWHIFEEASSGRAFDFGHVVISKDGVEWTEVQKFQGTSKGWLSTEIDLSEYSGRVYLGFKVYSDVSGLREGWYLDDVALSETSQYSDDTVAPTIYHTAPTEVYSEMDLVLKAQVADNLRISYVKLKYEDTNGEWQEVQATQVSGNNREGQFSARIPGDQVSRDTITYNWEAGDYDGNLVTTDDYVVDVVPGVGLGYFVDFEGDVSSWYSFGANDTWEMGVPTSGPNGAASGENVYATNLSGSYSSNMDATLVMPAIDLPEGEAYLNFKSWHNFEDSIWGQSYDYGRVVVSTDQVNWTSLKMFEGLTSNWTDVSIDLSDYSGQRIYVGFNGQSGGSVNYDGWYIDDVGLSNSPTVTGENVTNKVENIPSTLPLRAQVTILENGRSVITNPADGSYSLRLYAGEYTVEAGAYGFKAAQRIVTVGDGEETIANFKLEELEQGTVAGHVTNKETGTTISEATILLIEDANIEPVETDENGNFTLSAYEGTYTLKVMAQNFHSQEIEITIGSDPIEVNIELDPMYTYPGGEIGYDDGTAENALVFHEGGNGWAVKMSLPEGKNSAIVTDGVFRFWDREWPVPGGTEFAVEVWDAGADGMPSTKLAGPIDGTALRDGTWTTVNLRDQNIVVDGDFYMVYIQTKSNPNAPGLATDQSSASSGRNYQYVGGAFTASPAEEGNYMIRAIVDYEIGKPTITAPDGDFLTNEKNISIEGTASPATTIRLSNNGEEVGTAEIGDDGAFSFTTDLTEGANEFVAVTLVDGDAASSSEKVTVTLDTEAPELTIDSPVDGDITNENTVGVEGTVSDAHLDSVTVNGEEAEIEEDGSYFKRISIEEGANEITVVATDLAGNSETKSVTITVSQDAPVLENLQPSEDITVEAGDEVEISFTSETVGGEASFAIQLPGQKELQSAGDNPMVEVEPGIYEGTWTAPDLAVEDLIVVAKLIDANGKSSTKDASGTITIIPKEVEEPALPGEIDRIFGSDRFQTAIEISRNGWESADTVILARGDNFADALAGVPLAHSVDAPILLTQTKKLTEGVLEEIERLGASIVIVLGGESAVSETVENKLSKANLTVERASGANRFATAAAIANLIAPNGSDEVVIANGMDFPDALSVASHAAQAGTPILLTTTDEIPAETQGALDRLGAKNTIAVGGKTVISEAVEAELPNATRLGGDDRYITNTLIAEHYNVDTDHLYVATGTGYADALTGAALAAKADSAVLLVHAKVPETVSAYITDQEVKDLTIFGGEGAVSAKVFNELNRLID, from the coding sequence TTGAGGAAACAGCAGCAATCACAAAAGAGGATATTTAAAATATTCGCCTCTTTTCTCATGATCTTTTCACTACTAGCACCTGGATTTGCTGCAGCAGAGTCATCAAGAAGTAACCTACACGATTCTGTAAATGGCACACAAACTAGTGCCAAAGACAAGGTGAGTAAGCGTTTACTAGCGGAGTTTGAAGATAAGGAGAAAATAAGATTTTTAGTTAAATTTAAAGAGCAATCTGATCCTATGAAAATCGCAAATGATGAAAAAAACAGTGCAAAGTCAAATAAATTATCCGCGCAACAAGCACTGTTTCAACAGCGCTCTGCTGTCTTAGCTGATTTGAAATCAGTCGCTCTGAAATCTCAATATAACGTTGTTGAATTTCTAGAGAAAGAGACAGAACGCGGGAATGTCGACGACTTTGAGTCATTCTATATTGTGAACGGGATGGCAGTGACTGCGACGAAAGATATCGCTGAGAAAATCGCAGCTTTTGCAGAAGTTGATAAAATATTACCAAACGAAGAACGACAATTGCATGAAGCAGTTGTAAATAGGGATGAAGAAGCACCGGAGTCAACCATTGCAAACGTTGAATGGAACGTTGAACGAGTGAAAGCCCCTGATGCTTGGGCGCTCGGAATAGACGGAACTGGTACTGTAGTTGCAAGTCTTGACACGGGTGTCCAGTGGGATCATCCCGGATTAAAAGGAAAATACCGTGGATATGATGCAAGCACAGGTTCAGTAGATCATACCTATAGTTGGTATGACTCTTCAAGTGGACGAGCAGTTCCATATGACGATAACGGACACGGAACGCATGTAACCGGAACAATGGTTGGTGGCGAACCGAATGGTGCGAACCAGGTTGGCGTTGCGCCTGGCGCAAAATGGATTGCGACAAAAGTATTTAACGAGTCGGGTAGCACGACCGATGATATTTTACTGCGGGCTGGACAATGGATTATGTCTCCGGGCGGCGATGTGAACATGGCGCCGGATGTTGTAAATAACTCTTGGGGCGGCGGATCGGGTCTGGATGAATGGTATCTTCCGACGGTTAGAGCTTGGAGAGCGGCAGAAATTTTCCCTGAGTTTTCAGCTGGGAATACAACGTTGACGAATCCAGGTGGGCCGGGATCAGTGGCCGTACCGGCAAACTACCCTGAATCATTCGCAACAGGTGCAGTCGATGTTAATAACCAGGTGCCAGGTTTCTCACTAAGAGGACCATCGCCATACGGAGAAATTAAACCGGATATTACGGCGCCGGGTGTAAATATTCGTTCAACAGTTCCGGGTAGCGGATATGAAGGCGGTTGGAATGGAACATCAATGTCTGGTCCAGCGGTTGCAGCAGTAGCAGCAATGCTTCGACAAGTAAATGCCAACATAACTGTTGATGAAATGGAACAAGTATTATTAACCACAACAACACCTTTAACAGATTCACTGTATCCTATATCTCCAAACCATGGATATGGTTATGGATTGGTTGATGCATATGAAGCAGTTTCCTCCATTTTAGAGGGTTTAGGAACTGTAAATGGACAAGTAATGCAAGATGGAGAAGATATTGAAGCTCCAACATATAAGCATAGTGCTCCTGCAGAAACTTATTCAGGAACGGATTTAAGTTTATCAGTTTTTGCAAGTGATAACATAAGTGTTACAAGCGTCCAAGTGTCTTATAAAGTTAATGACGATTGGACAACAGTTGACGCAACACGTAAATCAGGTGATTATAGATCTGGTGATTACGGAGTAACAATACCAGGTGAAGACATCGTCGGAAGTTCATTTAACTACAAGTGGATTATTAAGGATTATAGTAATAACACTGTAGAAAGTGATGAGTATGTAGTTGAAGTAAAAGCTGGAATAACGACGGGATACTTTGAAAACTTTGAGAGTGAAGAACCAGTAGGTTGGTATTCCATGGGCGAAAATGATAAATGGGAATGGGGTGCACCTACTTCTGGACCAGGAAAAGCGTATTCTGGAGAAAATGTATACGCAACAAATTTATCAGGCAACTATGTTAACGGTATGAATAACATATTAGTTATGCCGCCAGTTGATTTACCAGAAGGACCTTCCTTCTTCCAGTTTAAAAACTGGCATATCTTCGAAGAAGCATCATCTGGAAGAGCGTTCGATTTTGGACATGTTGTTATTTCAAAAGATGGTGTTGAATGGACAGAAGTTCAGAAGTTTCAAGGAACATCTAAAGGATGGTTAAGTACAGAGATAGACTTATCTGAATACAGTGGACGCGTATATCTGGGCTTCAAGGTGTATTCAGATGTTAGTGGTTTAAGAGAGGGTTGGTATCTGGACGATGTTGCGCTTTCTGAAACATCGCAGTATAGCGATGATACTGTAGCGCCGACAATATACCACACTGCACCGACTGAAGTGTATTCTGAAATGGATTTAGTATTGAAAGCTCAAGTTGCTGATAATTTAAGAATATCATACGTGAAACTTAAATATGAAGATACGAATGGGGAATGGCAAGAAGTCCAGGCGACACAAGTCTCTGGCAACAATCGAGAAGGACAATTTAGTGCAAGAATTCCTGGTGACCAAGTATCAAGAGATACAATTACCTATAACTGGGAAGCTGGCGACTACGATGGGAATTTAGTTACTACAGATGATTACGTAGTTGATGTAGTACCAGGCGTAGGTTTGGGTTATTTTGTAGACTTTGAAGGTGACGTTTCAAGTTGGTACTCATTCGGAGCAAACGACACTTGGGAAATGGGCGTACCAACTTCCGGTCCAAATGGAGCAGCTTCCGGAGAAAACGTCTATGCAACAAATCTTTCAGGTTCCTATTCCTCAAATATGGATGCGACACTCGTTATGCCTGCAATTGATTTACCTGAGGGAGAAGCATACTTGAACTTTAAGAGCTGGCATAACTTTGAAGATTCAATATGGGGACAGTCTTATGATTACGGACGTGTAGTAGTTTCAACCGACCAAGTAAATTGGACAAGTCTTAAAATGTTCGAAGGTTTAACAAGCAATTGGACAGATGTATCAATAGACTTATCGGATTATTCCGGTCAACGGATCTATGTTGGTTTCAATGGACAATCCGGTGGTAGTGTTAATTATGATGGTTGGTATATCGATGACGTAGGACTATCAAATTCGCCAACAGTAACAGGCGAAAATGTAACAAATAAAGTTGAAAATATACCTTCAACTCTTCCGTTACGTGCACAAGTAACTATTTTAGAAAATGGAAGATCAGTCATTACAAATCCTGCTGATGGATCTTATTCACTAAGACTTTATGCTGGAGAGTATACAGTTGAAGCAGGTGCTTATGGATTTAAAGCAGCACAACGAATTGTAACAGTTGGGGATGGCGAAGAAACAATCGCCAATTTCAAATTGGAAGAACTGGAACAAGGTACTGTGGCAGGGCATGTCACAAATAAGGAAACTGGTACTACGATTAGCGAAGCAACAATACTGTTAATTGAAGATGCAAATATTGAACCAGTAGAGACGGATGAGAACGGAAACTTTACTCTGTCGGCGTATGAAGGAACATATACGCTAAAAGTAATGGCACAAAATTTCCACAGCCAAGAAATCGAAATTACAATTGGTTCTGATCCGATTGAGGTCAATATTGAACTCGATCCAATGTACACATATCCAGGCGGGGAAATCGGCTATGACGATGGAACAGCTGAAAACGCACTTGTTTTTCATGAAGGAGGAAATGGTTGGGCAGTTAAAATGTCTCTACCTGAAGGAAAAAATTCTGCAATCGTAACAGATGGCGTATTCCGTTTCTGGGATAGAGAATGGCCAGTACCAGGTGGAACTGAATTTGCAGTTGAAGTATGGGATGCAGGTGCGGATGGCATGCCGAGCACAAAATTAGCAGGTCCAATCGACGGCACGGCATTACGTGACGGCACATGGACGACTGTAAATCTAAGGGATCAAAACATCGTTGTCGATGGCGATTTTTACATGGTTTATATTCAAACGAAGTCAAATCCGAACGCACCAGGTCTCGCAACTGATCAAAGTAGTGCAAGTTCGGGAAGAAATTACCAATACGTTGGCGGAGCATTTACAGCATCCCCGGCAGAAGAAGGTAACTACATGATCCGTGCAATAGTTGATTACGAAATCGGAAAACCAACGATTACTGCGCCGGATGGAGATTTTCTGACAAATGAAAAGAATATTTCGATTGAAGGAACTGCATCACCAGCAACTACAATTCGGCTCAGCAATAATGGTGAAGAAGTTGGTACAGCTGAAATTGGTGATGATGGTGCATTTAGTTTTACAACTGACCTAACTGAAGGCGCTAACGAATTTGTTGCGGTCACACTAGTAGACGGCGATGCAGCTAGTTCGTCAGAAAAAGTGACAGTAACATTGGATACAGAAGCACCGGAATTGACAATTGATAGTCCGGTAGATGGGGATATAACAAATGAGAATACAGTTGGAGTTGAAGGAACTGTATCCGATGCACATCTTGATTCTGTAACGGTAAACGGTGAAGAAGCGGAAATCGAAGAGGATGGAAGCTACTTTAAACGTATTTCGATTGAAGAAGGCGCAAATGAAATCACTGTAGTCGCGACTGACCTTGCCGGTAACTCGGAAACGAAATCGGTCACAATTACAGTAAGTCAAGATGCTCCAGTACTCGAAAATCTACAACCTTCGGAAGATATAACGGTAGAAGCTGGCGATGAAGTAGAAATCTCCTTTACAAGCGAAACTGTAGGTGGGGAAGCAAGCTTCGCAATTCAGCTACCAGGACAAAAAGAGCTACAATCCGCCGGTGACAATCCGATGGTTGAAGTAGAACCTGGTATTTATGAAGGGACTTGGACCGCCCCGGATTTGGCAGTGGAAGATTTAATCGTCGTAGCTAAATTAATTGACGCTAACGGAAAAAGCAGTACAAAAGACGCTTCAGGAACAATCACCATCATTCCCAAAGAAGTCGAAGAACCAGCACTACCGGGAGAAATCGACCGGATATTTGGTTCAGATCGTTTCCAAACAGCGATTGAAATCAGCCGAAACGGTTGGGAATCAGCGGATACGGTAATCCTTGCACGCGGCGATAACTTTGCTGATGCACTTGCGGGTGTGCCACTAGCACATTCAGTAGATGCACCGATTTTATTGACGCAAACTAAAAAATTAACAGAGGGCGTTCTCGAAGAAATCGAACGTCTAGGTGCAAGTATCGTCATCGTACTTGGTGGCGAGAGTGCAGTCAGTGAAACTGTTGAAAACAAGCTATCCAAAGCGAATTTAACAGTAGAACGCGCGAGCGGTGCGAACCGATTCGCAACAGCGGCAGCAATTGCGAACCTAATTGCGCCAAACGGATCCGATGAAGTTGTCATCGCCAACGGCATGGACTTCCCGGATGCACTATCTGTCGCATCACACGCAGCACAAGCAGGCACGCCGATTCTGTTAACGACAACAGATGAAATACCTGCCGAAACACAAGGTGCACTTGATCGTTTAGGTGCAAAGAACACAATCGCAGTCGGCGGAAAAACAGTTATTTCTGAAGCTGTCGAAGCCGAACTACCAAATGCGACTCGCCTAGGCGGAGATGACCGTTATATTACGAACACGCTAATTGCAGAACATTACAATGTAGATACTGATCATCTCTACGTCGCGACTGGCACAGGATACGCAGATGCACTAACTGGGGCAGCACTAGCAGCCAAAGCGGATAGCGCAGTGCTACTCGTCCATGCAAAAGTTCCAGAAACTGTATCAGCTTATATCACTGATCAAGAAGTCAAAGACCTAACCATCTTCGGTGGAGAAGGCGCGGTAAGCGCAAAAGTATTCAACGAGTTGAATAGATTGATTGATTGA
- a CDS encoding cell wall-binding repeat-containing protein — MQKRQRRQKQFFSIIASLLMVFSLLTPGFASEKSLDTYFRYNQTSDSEKISNRLADEFTEDDKVSFLIKFKEKADTKKVVQQVKANAKKRKLSSHNEQFLQRSAVVTELKATAQTEQETVLKYLEQEEANGNAESIKPFFIVNGISVTATKEVADKLAAFPEVEKLLPNEKRQLIKTTDKSPVTAQENVEWNVEKVGAPSVWDMGIDGKGVVIATIDSGVQWDHPAIKDKYRGYNTETGEVDHNFNWFDAVTGQTTPFDDIAHGTHVTGTMVGSETNGTNAIGVAPGAKWIAVKAFSADGGEDADLLEAAEWILAPRDKNGNTRVDMAPDIVNNSWSGGPGLDEWYRDVVTEWRNANIFPLFAAGNTTMFNPGGPESISNPANYPESFAVGATNVNNSIANFSLRGPSPYGEIKPDISAPGVNIRSSIPGGKYEGGWNGTSMAAPAVAGVIALLYEVNNSLTIDEVEQTLKGTATPLTDKNYPETPNNAYGYGLVNAYKAVSSIKEGLGTVAGTVLKTGDSALSGKVSVLESRQSVNTNPDDGSYSLSHRTGKFTIQAEAYGYYPKQQAVVIKKDDSVEANFTLDEIPKVAINGIISNEITGEAIEGVMLQLVDDANVTPVVTNADGMYSLTAYEGKYTLKATKSGYHSKEVEVTVATNQVVDISLSPIFTYPGDEIGYDNGNIDNASMYYGGGAGWAVKMSLPDDKKTAFVTEGLFHFLDKGFSDTIGTEFNVEVWDAKGQDGLPGEKIAGPFDADAVLDGWTSVDLSDYEIQVDGDFYMVYVQTLAYPVAAGLGTDNGNPYTERSYQYLDGEFYPAFVEDGNYMIRARVSYEVGDPVIDSPKQHEAFDEKNITVEGTASPTTKIQLLNNEDVVGSTIVGEAGTFSIPAALTTGENKLVAVSTLDGKLTGKSNLVTAIHITEEPKIEQITPSENQYVLPGEKVKVSVKTNVLHGDANFEVKFPTQQTGQLFSGNKMVEVEPGIYEGSWTVPGNINLQNVSVGITVTDLLGNQTTKDAKGKLMISQQKLARISGKDRYLTAIEISQQGWTKSDKVVLARGDGFADALAGVPLAHELNAPILLTVSSKLYKETLDEIKRLGAKEIVVLGGATAISETAVKELEKAGLKVGRIAGSDRFETAAKIASFVSPNGTAEAVIVNGMDFPDALSVASHAAKNGLPILLTQATKLPKATTDKMAELNTSKTIIVGGQTVVSNKVAAQLPQVTRLAGKDRYETNNQVANYFGGQGKNVYIATGKGYADALTGAVLAAKNDSAVLLVHDRIPEVVTDYLTENATKRLTILGGESAVSKKVENDLKKLLQ, encoded by the coding sequence ATGCAGAAAAGGCAACGCCGTCAAAAACAGTTTTTTAGTATCATAGCTTCATTACTAATGGTATTTTCATTGTTAACACCTGGATTTGCAAGTGAAAAGTCACTTGATACATACTTTCGCTACAATCAAACAAGCGACTCAGAGAAAATTAGCAATCGCTTAGCCGATGAATTTACGGAGGATGATAAAGTATCCTTTCTGATAAAATTCAAAGAAAAGGCAGACACGAAAAAAGTGGTGCAACAAGTTAAAGCGAATGCGAAAAAAAGAAAGCTTTCATCGCATAATGAACAGTTCCTTCAACGTTCAGCAGTCGTTACTGAATTGAAGGCGACAGCGCAGACGGAACAAGAAACTGTCCTTAAATATTTAGAGCAAGAAGAAGCAAATGGGAATGCCGAATCGATTAAACCATTTTTCATCGTAAATGGTATCTCGGTTACGGCAACGAAAGAAGTAGCAGATAAATTAGCAGCTTTTCCCGAAGTCGAGAAACTACTTCCAAACGAAAAGCGCCAATTGATAAAAACAACTGATAAAAGCCCTGTCACAGCTCAGGAAAACGTCGAGTGGAATGTCGAAAAAGTCGGCGCACCATCCGTTTGGGATATGGGAATCGACGGAAAAGGCGTCGTTATCGCAACAATCGATTCAGGCGTACAATGGGATCACCCAGCGATAAAAGACAAATACCGCGGCTACAACACGGAAACCGGGGAAGTCGATCATAACTTCAACTGGTTTGATGCAGTAACGGGTCAAACAACACCCTTTGACGACATTGCGCATGGAACGCATGTAACAGGAACAATGGTCGGAAGTGAAACGAATGGAACCAATGCAATAGGTGTCGCACCTGGTGCAAAGTGGATTGCTGTTAAAGCATTTTCAGCAGACGGTGGAGAAGATGCGGATTTATTAGAAGCGGCAGAATGGATTTTAGCGCCGAGAGATAAAAACGGAAATACACGTGTCGACATGGCGCCGGATATTGTAAATAACTCATGGAGCGGTGGTCCCGGGCTTGATGAATGGTACCGCGATGTCGTAACCGAATGGAGAAATGCAAATATTTTTCCGCTTTTTGCTGCCGGAAATACAACGATGTTCAATCCAGGGGGACCGGAATCGATTTCAAATCCCGCAAACTATCCTGAATCCTTCGCAGTAGGCGCCACAAATGTCAATAATTCGATCGCGAACTTCTCGCTGCGTGGACCTTCGCCCTACGGAGAAATTAAACCCGATATTTCAGCACCCGGCGTAAATATTCGCTCATCGATTCCAGGTGGAAAATATGAAGGTGGCTGGAATGGTACATCGATGGCTGCTCCAGCGGTCGCGGGAGTTATTGCGTTATTATATGAAGTCAATAATAGCCTAACAATTGACGAGGTAGAGCAGACATTGAAGGGCACTGCAACGCCGCTAACCGACAAAAACTACCCTGAAACGCCAAATAATGCCTATGGATATGGATTAGTAAATGCATACAAAGCGGTTTCATCCATTAAAGAAGGTCTTGGTACAGTTGCAGGAACAGTTTTAAAAACGGGTGATTCTGCGCTTAGCGGAAAAGTGAGTGTCCTAGAAAGCAGACAATCCGTCAATACAAATCCTGATGACGGTTCCTATTCACTTTCACACCGAACAGGAAAATTCACGATCCAGGCAGAAGCCTATGGATATTATCCGAAACAGCAAGCAGTTGTTATTAAAAAAGATGATTCTGTTGAAGCAAACTTTACATTAGATGAAATTCCGAAAGTTGCAATTAATGGAATTATTTCCAACGAAATAACAGGCGAAGCCATTGAAGGGGTTATGTTGCAACTCGTCGATGACGCTAATGTAACGCCCGTTGTCACAAATGCTGATGGCATGTACAGTCTCACTGCTTACGAAGGGAAATATACGCTAAAAGCGACAAAAAGTGGCTATCATAGTAAGGAAGTGGAGGTTACAGTTGCCACTAACCAAGTGGTTGATATCTCACTAAGTCCTATTTTCACCTATCCGGGCGATGAAATTGGCTACGACAACGGCAATATCGATAATGCCAGCATGTATTACGGAGGGGGTGCTGGATGGGCAGTGAAAATGTCCTTGCCTGACGACAAAAAGACTGCATTTGTCACGGAAGGCCTCTTTCATTTCTTGGATAAGGGATTTTCAGACACAATCGGTACAGAATTTAACGTTGAAGTTTGGGATGCAAAAGGGCAAGACGGACTTCCGGGTGAAAAAATTGCCGGGCCGTTTGACGCCGATGCGGTCCTTGATGGTTGGACAAGCGTTGATTTATCAGATTACGAAATCCAAGTAGACGGCGACTTTTATATGGTATACGTCCAAACTTTGGCGTATCCAGTCGCTGCGGGTCTAGGAACTGACAATGGAAATCCATATACAGAAAGAAGCTATCAATACCTTGACGGCGAATTCTATCCAGCATTTGTTGAAGATGGCAACTATATGATTCGGGCACGGGTAAGTTATGAAGTAGGCGATCCAGTCATTGATTCGCCGAAACAGCACGAAGCATTCGATGAGAAAAACATCACAGTCGAAGGAACTGCTTCACCGACGACGAAAATTCAATTATTGAACAATGAAGATGTGGTGGGATCTACCATAGTCGGGGAAGCCGGAACCTTTTCAATCCCTGCGGCATTAACAACAGGAGAAAATAAGCTTGTTGCAGTGTCCACATTAGACGGGAAATTAACGGGGAAATCTAATCTAGTAACCGCGATTCATATTACAGAAGAACCGAAAATCGAACAAATAACGCCATCTGAAAATCAATACGTATTGCCAGGCGAAAAAGTGAAAGTTTCAGTAAAAACTAATGTTTTGCACGGAGATGCCAATTTCGAAGTGAAGTTCCCGACGCAACAAACCGGCCAATTATTCAGTGGGAATAAGATGGTAGAAGTAGAACCCGGGATTTATGAGGGCTCATGGACCGTACCAGGAAACATTAACCTTCAAAATGTAAGTGTCGGGATTACGGTTACCGATTTACTCGGTAATCAAACAACAAAAGATGCAAAAGGAAAGCTTATGATTTCCCAACAGAAATTAGCACGAATTTCAGGGAAAGATCGCTATTTAACAGCAATCGAAATCAGTCAACAAGGTTGGACAAAATCCGACAAAGTCGTTCTAGCACGAGGTGATGGTTTTGCGGATGCTTTAGCGGGTGTGCCACTTGCGCATGAATTGAATGCACCAATTTTGTTGACCGTAAGTAGCAAACTGTATAAAGAAACATTGGATGAGATCAAGCGTCTAGGTGCCAAAGAAATTGTGGTTTTAGGAGGCGCGACCGCAATTAGCGAAACTGCTGTTAAAGAACTTGAAAAAGCAGGATTAAAAGTCGGGCGGATAGCTGGTAGTGACCGTTTCGAAACAGCTGCCAAAATTGCTTCATTCGTTTCGCCAAATGGAACAGCCGAAGCAGTGATTGTAAATGGAATGGATTTTCCAGACGCATTATCTGTTGCTTCGCATGCTGCAAAGAACGGATTACCGATCCTATTGACCCAAGCAACGAAACTACCAAAAGCAACAACAGACAAAATGGCTGAACTTAATACATCAAAAACAATCATCGTAGGTGGCCAAACTGTTGTATCGAATAAGGTTGCAGCCCAGTTGCCTCAAGTGACTCGATTGGCTGGAAAGGACCGATACGAAACCAACAACCAAGTCGCCAATTATTTCGGCGGGCAAGGTAAAAATGTCTACATTGCAACTGGAAAAGGCTATGCAGACGCACTAACTGGCGCAGTACTCGCCGCGAAAAACGACAGCGCAGTCCTGCTCGTCCACGACAGAATTCCAGAAGTTGTGACTGACTATTTAACAGAAAACGCCACAAAACGACTAACAATTCTTGGCGGTGAATCAGCAGTTAGTAAAAAAGTGGAAAATGATTTAAAGAAATTGCTTCAGTGA